A single Callithrix jacchus isolate 240 chromosome 4, calJac240_pri, whole genome shotgun sequence DNA region contains:
- the LOC100895482 gene encoding hereditary hemochromatosis protein homolog isoform X9, with amino-acid sequence MSAELVAEELQLSEKHYPRWPALLHTLVLLLCLLETARSGSQATTHSLRYDFIALSQPSPGQIPYEVSGYLDDQPFLWCCKEGRWAEPRTSWAQARDPRAWEKLVLRLKARAQHLVTILRSIMAHNNQSQESHTLQTTVVCELLGNQSSWGHWHYNYDGQDFLLSTLESFNASKSQPEPSRAAEREKGREQSFLTQSCIYPLWKYLEAGVGPWPTVAVIEPPHTKHPPVWIFCGLLASAVVAVGAASAFLWKKWRKSRTAGMQRDVYIPMSTHPPLLLSPLTPCRLQPES; translated from the exons ATGTCTGCGGAACTGGTTGCTGAGGAGCTGCAGCTCAGCGAGAAGCACTACCCGCGGTGGCCCGCCCTCTTGCACACCCTCGTCCTACTGCTGTGCTTGCTGGAAACGGCTCGTTCGGGAAGTCAGGCCA CAACCCACTCTCTGCGCTATGACTTCATTGCTCtttcccagcccagccctgggcaAATCCCTTATGAAGTCTCAGGCTACCTGGATGACCAGCCTTTCTTATGGTGCTGCAAGGAGGGCAGGTGGGCAGAGCCCCGcacatcctgggctcaggccaggGACCCAAGAGCTTGGGAAAAGCTGGTTCTCAGACTGAAGGCCAGAGCCCAGCACCTTGTCACCATCCTGAGGAGCATCATGGCACACAACAACCAGAGCCAAG AGTCACACACCCTCCAGACCACAGTGGTCTGTGAGTTGTTGGGGAACCAGAGCAGCTGGGGACACTGGCACTACAACTATGATGGCCAGGACTTCCTTCTTAGCACACTTGAGTCTTTCAACGCCAGCAAAAGCCAACCAGAACCAAGCAGAGCTgcagaaagggagaagggaagggagcaATCCTTCCTGACCCAGAGCTGCATCTACCCTCTCTGGAAGTACCTGGAAGCTGGGGTGGGACCATGGCCCACCGTAGCTGTGATAG AGCCTCCCCACACAAAACACCCCCCAGTCTGGATCTTCTGTGGGCTCCTGGCTTCTGCAGTGGTTGCTGTGGGAGCTGCCAGTGCCTTCCTCTGGAAGAAGTGGAGAAAGAGCAGGACAGCAG GTATGCAGAGAGACGTCTACATTCCCATGTCAA CTCATCCACCTCTCTTGCTCTCACCTCTGACACCCTGCAGGCTACAACCAGAGAGCTGA
- the LOC100895482 gene encoding hereditary hemochromatosis protein homolog isoform X5, whose protein sequence is MSAELVAEELQLSEKHYPRWPALLHTLVLLLCLLETARSGSQANHCNLCLLDSIDSPASASQPSSWAIGVFHHTQLIYISTHSLRYDFIALSQPSPGQIPYEVSGYLDDQPFLWCCKEGRWAEPRTSWAQARDPRAWEKLVLRLKARAQHLVTILRSIMAHNNQSQESHTLQTTVVCELLGNQSSWGHWHYNYDGQDFLLSTLESFNASKSQPEPSRAAEREKGREQSFLTQSCIYPLWKYLEAGVGPWPTVAVIEPPHTKHPPVWIFCGLLASAVVAVGAASAFLWKKWRKSRTAGMQRDVYIPMSTHPPLLLSPLTPCRLQPES, encoded by the exons ATGTCTGCGGAACTGGTTGCTGAGGAGCTGCAGCTCAGCGAGAAGCACTACCCGCGGTGGCCCGCCCTCTTGCACACCCTCGTCCTACTGCTGTGCTTGCTGGAAACGGCTCGTTCGGGAAGTCAGGCCA atcactgtaacctctgcctcctggattcaatcgattctcctgcctcagcctcccaaccgaGTAGCTGGGCTATAGGCGTcttccaccacactcagctaatttatatat CAACCCACTCTCTGCGCTATGACTTCATTGCTCtttcccagcccagccctgggcaAATCCCTTATGAAGTCTCAGGCTACCTGGATGACCAGCCTTTCTTATGGTGCTGCAAGGAGGGCAGGTGGGCAGAGCCCCGcacatcctgggctcaggccaggGACCCAAGAGCTTGGGAAAAGCTGGTTCTCAGACTGAAGGCCAGAGCCCAGCACCTTGTCACCATCCTGAGGAGCATCATGGCACACAACAACCAGAGCCAAG AGTCACACACCCTCCAGACCACAGTGGTCTGTGAGTTGTTGGGGAACCAGAGCAGCTGGGGACACTGGCACTACAACTATGATGGCCAGGACTTCCTTCTTAGCACACTTGAGTCTTTCAACGCCAGCAAAAGCCAACCAGAACCAAGCAGAGCTgcagaaagggagaagggaagggagcaATCCTTCCTGACCCAGAGCTGCATCTACCCTCTCTGGAAGTACCTGGAAGCTGGGGTGGGACCATGGCCCACCGTAGCTGTGATAG AGCCTCCCCACACAAAACACCCCCCAGTCTGGATCTTCTGTGGGCTCCTGGCTTCTGCAGTGGTTGCTGTGGGAGCTGCCAGTGCCTTCCTCTGGAAGAAGTGGAGAAAGAGCAGGACAGCAG GTATGCAGAGAGACGTCTACATTCCCATGTCAA CTCATCCACCTCTCTTGCTCTCACCTCTGACACCCTGCAGGCTACAACCAGAGAGCTGA
- the LOC100895482 gene encoding hereditary hemochromatosis protein homolog isoform X10, giving the protein MSAELVAEELQLSEKHYPRWPALLHTLVLLLCLLETARSGSQATTHSLRYDFIALSQPSPGQIPYEVSGYLDDQPFLWCCKEGRWAEPRTSWAQARDPRAWEKLVLRLKARAQHLVTILRSIMAHNNQSQESHTLQTTVVCELLGNQSSWGHWHYNYDGQDFLLSTLESFNASKSQPEPSRAAEREKGREQSFLTQSCIYPLWKYLEAGVGPWPTVAVIEPPHTKHPPVWIFCGLLASAVVAVGAASAFLWKKWRKSRTAGMQRDVYIPMSSYNQRADSSV; this is encoded by the exons ATGTCTGCGGAACTGGTTGCTGAGGAGCTGCAGCTCAGCGAGAAGCACTACCCGCGGTGGCCCGCCCTCTTGCACACCCTCGTCCTACTGCTGTGCTTGCTGGAAACGGCTCGTTCGGGAAGTCAGGCCA CAACCCACTCTCTGCGCTATGACTTCATTGCTCtttcccagcccagccctgggcaAATCCCTTATGAAGTCTCAGGCTACCTGGATGACCAGCCTTTCTTATGGTGCTGCAAGGAGGGCAGGTGGGCAGAGCCCCGcacatcctgggctcaggccaggGACCCAAGAGCTTGGGAAAAGCTGGTTCTCAGACTGAAGGCCAGAGCCCAGCACCTTGTCACCATCCTGAGGAGCATCATGGCACACAACAACCAGAGCCAAG AGTCACACACCCTCCAGACCACAGTGGTCTGTGAGTTGTTGGGGAACCAGAGCAGCTGGGGACACTGGCACTACAACTATGATGGCCAGGACTTCCTTCTTAGCACACTTGAGTCTTTCAACGCCAGCAAAAGCCAACCAGAACCAAGCAGAGCTgcagaaagggagaagggaagggagcaATCCTTCCTGACCCAGAGCTGCATCTACCCTCTCTGGAAGTACCTGGAAGCTGGGGTGGGACCATGGCCCACCGTAGCTGTGATAG AGCCTCCCCACACAAAACACCCCCCAGTCTGGATCTTCTGTGGGCTCCTGGCTTCTGCAGTGGTTGCTGTGGGAGCTGCCAGTGCCTTCCTCTGGAAGAAGTGGAGAAAGAGCAGGACAGCAG GTATGCAGAGAGACGTCTACATTCCCATGTCAA GCTACAACCAGAGAGCTGATTCCTCTGTTTGA